A region from the Halobacillus mangrovi genome encodes:
- a CDS encoding YqzM family protein → MNEFRKDIQSKTNDVIDSGLGFVFSFVFFFVIFFIGVVFSVIGQ, encoded by the coding sequence ATGAACGAATTCAGGAAGGATATCCAGTCCAAAACTAATGACGTTATCGACTCTGGTTTAGGTTTTGTATTTTCCTTTGTTTTCTTTTTCGTCATTTTCTTTATCGGAGTTGTATTCTCAGTAATCGGACAATAA
- the holA gene encoding DNA polymerase III subunit delta — translation MGNPKQSHVFLLYGEESYLIQENKNKIIEKTLKKEDREFNISQYDLEETPIEDAITDAETFPFLGDGKVVIAYHPVFLKAKPDKLAFEHDTDAFLEYIENPADYTVLIVIAPYEKLDERKKIFKSLKKNAEIISCQPVKEWDMDKWVQTLASELNITIPEEIHELFAQEVGTNLMTLRKEMEKLALNVGEGGVVTKELAEQLLSHSAEASGLKLVDAVMEKNLARAIQIYKDLEKLSEEPIALTALLASQFRIISQAKVLKQKGYAQNQMRAYIKAHPYVIKMALKRERYFTSEELDRIMEELAETDYILKQGKMEKSLAFEMLLYRLIHIKQQKISI, via the coding sequence ATGGGAAATCCAAAACAATCACACGTATTTTTATTATATGGAGAAGAATCTTATTTAATCCAGGAGAATAAAAATAAAATCATTGAAAAGACATTAAAGAAAGAGGATCGAGAATTTAATATTTCTCAATATGATTTAGAAGAGACACCAATTGAAGATGCCATTACAGACGCAGAAACCTTCCCTTTTTTGGGAGATGGAAAGGTTGTCATCGCTTATCACCCTGTTTTTTTAAAAGCAAAGCCGGACAAGCTAGCTTTTGAACATGATACAGATGCATTTCTTGAATACATAGAAAATCCTGCTGATTATACAGTTCTTATTGTCATTGCCCCATATGAAAAACTGGATGAAAGAAAAAAAATATTTAAATCCTTAAAAAAGAATGCAGAGATTATATCCTGTCAGCCAGTCAAGGAATGGGATATGGATAAATGGGTGCAGACATTAGCGAGTGAGTTGAATATTACTATTCCTGAAGAGATTCATGAGCTTTTTGCACAAGAGGTTGGTACGAACTTGATGACATTAAGAAAAGAAATGGAGAAACTAGCTTTAAATGTAGGCGAAGGCGGAGTAGTGACAAAAGAATTAGCTGAACAGCTACTTTCTCATAGCGCAGAAGCTTCTGGATTAAAGCTTGTAGACGCTGTAATGGAAAAGAACCTTGCAAGAGCCATTCAGATATATAAAGATCTCGAGAAATTGAGTGAAGAGCCGATTGCGCTTACAGCTCTGCTCGCTTCTCAATTTCGAATTATCAGTCAAGCGAAGGTCTTGAAGCAGAAAGGGTACGCCCAAAATCAAATGCGAGCCTATATTAAGGCTCACCCTTATGTCATAAAAATGGCCTTAAAAAGGGAACGGTATTTCACTTCTGAGGAATTAGACAGAATTATGGAAGAGCTTGCTGAAACAGATTATATTTTAAAACAAGGGAAAATGGAAAAATCCTTAGCATTTGAAATGCTTCTCTATCGATTAATTCACATTAAACAACAGAAAATTTCTATTTAG
- the rpsT gene encoding 30S ribosomal protein S20: MPNIKSAKKRVRVNEDARALNAAFKSDMRTAVKRVEKLVNSNDAEGAKEALQTAVKKVDKAVQRGALHKNNGNRTKSRLTKQVNAL, from the coding sequence ATGCCTAACATTAAATCAGCGAAAAAACGTGTACGTGTAAACGAGGATGCTCGCGCTCTTAATGCAGCTTTCAAATCTGACATGCGTACAGCGGTTAAACGTGTAGAGAAACTTGTAAATAGCAACGACGCTGAAGGAGCTAAAGAAGCTCTTCAAACAGCTGTTAAGAAAGTTGACAAAGCTGTTCAACGCGGAGCCCTTCACAAAAACAACGGTAACCGTACAAAATCACGTCTTACTAAACAAGTAAACGCATTATAA
- the gpr gene encoding GPR endopeptidase produces MNDLFDYTIRTDLALEAQEMNVKNDPSSSDSDGVEVEENEKNDIKITYVTVDEAGAERIGKKAGHYITLESQAIRKQDTELQANLAKTLSGQLRKLLLDTGVNEEARGLIVGLGNHNVTPDALGPLVTEKVLVTSHLFELHPETVADGYRPVSAVTPGVMGVTGIETSDMVHGIIEEIKPDFVVVIDALASRSISRINATIQLSDTGIHPGSGVGNKRKEISKETYGIPVISIGVPTVVDAVTITSDTIDYVLKHFGREWKEKDRPSNALSPAINPFERKTLTEEDHPSEEQSKAVLGMFGQLQEAEKKQLIKEVLTPLGHNLMVTPKEVDGFIKDMAHVIATGINGALHPGVEDGEAQSYSR; encoded by the coding sequence ATGAACGATTTATTCGACTATACAATACGCACAGATCTAGCTTTAGAAGCTCAAGAAATGAATGTCAAAAACGACCCTTCGTCTTCTGACTCTGACGGGGTTGAAGTAGAAGAGAACGAGAAAAACGATATTAAAATCACCTATGTCACTGTAGACGAAGCAGGTGCGGAGCGAATCGGCAAAAAAGCAGGGCACTATATTACTCTCGAATCACAGGCCATTCGCAAGCAGGATACAGAGCTTCAGGCCAACCTGGCTAAAACTCTTTCCGGGCAGCTGCGTAAATTGCTTCTTGATACAGGAGTGAATGAAGAAGCTCGTGGGTTGATTGTTGGTCTGGGAAATCACAACGTTACACCTGATGCTTTGGGTCCTTTGGTTACCGAAAAAGTTCTTGTAACAAGTCACTTATTCGAATTGCATCCTGAGACCGTTGCAGATGGATATCGTCCGGTATCAGCTGTCACACCTGGTGTAATGGGAGTAACTGGAATTGAAACAAGTGACATGGTGCATGGGATCATTGAAGAAATCAAGCCTGATTTTGTAGTGGTTATCGATGCCCTTGCTTCTCGGTCGATCAGCCGAATCAATGCCACTATCCAGCTATCCGATACCGGTATCCATCCTGGGTCAGGTGTCGGGAACAAGCGTAAAGAGATCAGCAAAGAAACTTACGGAATTCCGGTTATTTCCATAGGTGTTCCTACTGTTGTCGATGCCGTGACCATCACAAGTGATACGATTGATTATGTGCTCAAACATTTTGGAAGGGAATGGAAAGAAAAAGACCGTCCTTCTAATGCTCTATCACCTGCTATCAATCCATTTGAGAGAAAAACGCTGACAGAAGAAGATCATCCATCGGAAGAACAGAGTAAGGCTGTCCTCGGTATGTTTGGTCAGCTGCAGGAAGCTGAAAAGAAACAGCTTATTAAAGAAGTACTTACCCCATTGGGGCACAACCTAATGGTAACGCCAAAAGAAGTGGACGGGTTTATTAAGGATATGGCTCATGTAATAGCGACAGGAATCAATGGGGCACTTCATCCCGGCGTCGAAGATGGAGAAGCTCAATCCTATTCAAGATAA